In the genome of Triticum urartu cultivar G1812 chromosome 5, Tu2.1, whole genome shotgun sequence, one region contains:
- the LOC125507190 gene encoding uncharacterized protein LOC125507190 — translation MTVTWTSGYGISEAHPFVEWGMKGSHPVHAAADTVTFGRESLCGEPARSVGWRDPGFIHTAFLKNLSPEKQYYYKIAHTLHDGKVIWGKPKSFGAPPYPGQKSTAEGCYEVGKLPIYSLIIKVVQEHQKMYTMLKIAMMYMMKMYIFSIKMMKTYMMLKIAMIDAQEHQKIRKGSQATTVAIAIAKEHKLSKLEDARKLVKDNMDEERVQAVVTGVTPLRSGHYMMELLDMKCWEIQNKYKLYLLNHVTNTLYDMLNLTTPSYARTRRAPITRNTFLDMSSVSYNLLRDNRYVRNAIESDCSFSVPAKLLT, via the exons ATGACTGTCACATGGACAAGCGGCTATGGCATCAGTGAGGCGCACCCCTTCGTTGAATGGGGCATGAAAGGGAGCCATCCCGTGCACGCAGCAGCTGACACCGTCACCTTTGGTCGTGAGAGCCTATGTG GAGAGCCTGCTCGTAGTGTTGGTTGGAGGGATCCAGGCTTCATACACACAGCTTTCCTCAAGAATCTGTCGCCGGAGAAACA ATACTACTACAAAATCGCACACACGCTCCATGATGGAAAAGTTATATGGGGCAAGCCCAAATCCTTCGGAGCACCTCCTTATCCCGGGCAAAAGTCAACCGCAGAGGGTTGTTACGAGGTGGGGAAACTTCCGATCTACTCATTAATTATCAAGGTGGTACAAGAACATCAGAAGATGTATACGATGCTCAAGATAGCAATGATGTATATGATGAAGATGTACATTTTTTCGATAAAGATGATGAAGACGTACATGATGCTCAAGATAGCAATGATAGATGCTCAAGAACACCAAAAGAT ACGCAAAGGATCACAGGCGACGACAGTCGCCATTGCAATCGCGAAGGAGCACAAACTTAGTAAACTCGAAGATGCCAGGAAGCTAGTCAAGGACAACATGGATGAGGAACGAGTTCAGGCCGTGGTGACGGGTGTGACACCCCTCCGCTCCGGGCACTACATGATGGAGCTGCTGGACATGAAGTGTTGGGAAATCCAAAACAAGTACAAACTCTACCTCCTCAACCACGTCACGAACACATTGTACGACATGCTCAATCTCACCACCCCAAGCTATGCACGAACACGTCGAGCGCCAATTACAAGAAATACCTTCTTGGACATGTCGTCCGTCTCATACAACTTG CTGCGTGATAATAGATATGTAAGAAATGCCATTGAAAGCGACTGCTCCTTCAGTGTTCCTGCGAAGTTGCTAACATAG
- the LOC125509967 gene encoding fructokinase-1 isoform X1 has product MAGGGELVVSFGEMLVDFVPTVAGVSLAEAPAFLKAPGGAPANVSIAVARLGGEAAFVGKLGDDEFGRMLAAILRDNGVDDGAVVFDAGARTALAFVTLRADGEREFMFYRNPSADMLLTADELNVDVIKRATVFHYGSISLIAEPCRSAHLRAMEIAKEAGALLSYDPNPREALWSSREEARTKILSIWDQADIVKVSESEVEFLTGINSVEDDVVMKLWRPTFKLLLVTLGGQGCKYYARDFRGVVPSYKIQQVDTTGAGDAFVGALLRKIVQDPSSLQNQEKLVEAIKFANACGAITTTKKGAIPSLPTEIEVLQLMENA; this is encoded by the exons ATGGCGGGCGGGGGCGAGCTGGTGGTCAGCTTCGGGGAGATGCTGGTGGACTTCGTGCCGACGGTGGCGGGGGTGTCGCTGGCGGAGGCGCCGGCCTTCCTCAAGGCCCCCGGCGGCGCGCCGGCCAACGTCTCCATCGCGGTCGCGCGGCTCGGCGGCGAGGCCGCCTTCGTCGGCAAGCTCGGCGACGACGAGTTCGGCCGGATGCTGGCCGCCATCCTCCGCGACAACGGCGTCGACGACGGCGCCGTCGTCTTCGACGCGGGGGCGCGCACCGCGCTCGCCTTCGTCACGCTGCGCGCCGACGGGGAGCGCGAGTTCATGTTCTACCGCAACCCCAGCGCCGACATGCTCCTCACCGCCGACGAGCTCAACGTCGACGTCATCAAGAGG GCTACAGTCTTCCACTATGGATCAATAAGCTTGATTGCTGAGCCTTGCCGGTCGGCACATCTGCGCGCCATGGAGATTGCCAAAGAGGCCGGCGCGCTTCTCTCATATGATCCAAACCCAAGGGAGGCATTGTGGTCATCCCGTGAGGAGGCTCGCACCAAGATCTTGAGTATCTGGGACCAGGCAGACATTGTCAAGGTCAGTGAGTCTGAGGTCGAGTTTTTGACTGGCATCAACTCAGTAGAGGACGATGTTGTCATGAAGCTGTGGCGCCCTACCTTTAAGCTCCTCCTGGTCACTCTTGGAGGTCAAGGCTGCAAGTACTATGCCAGG GATTTCCGTGGAGTTGTCCCATCGTACAAAATACAACAAGTTGATACAACAGGTGCTGGTGATGCATTTGTTGGTGCTCTGCTCCGGAAAATTGTCCAAGATCCATCATCACTGCAA AATCAGGAAAAGCTCGTGGAGGCGATTAAATTTGCGAATGCATGTGGAGCAATCACCACCACAAAGAAAGGGGCAATCCCTTCATTGCCCACAGAAATTGAGGTCTTGCAGCTGATGGAGAATGCATAG
- the LOC125509967 gene encoding fructokinase-1 isoform X2 — protein MAGGGELVVSFGEMLVDFVPTVAGVSLAEAPAFLKAPGGAPANVSIAVARLGGEAAFVGKLGDDEFGRMLAAILRDNGVDDGAVVFDAGARTALAFVTLRADGEREFMFYRNPSADMLLTADELNVDVIKRATVFHYGSISLIAEPCRSAHLRAMEIAKEAGALLSYDPNPREALWSSREEARTKILSIWDQADIVKVSESEVEFLTGINSVEDDVVMKLWRPTFKLLLVTLGGQGCKYYARDKYITLAQLPLRLEDSCCN, from the exons ATGGCGGGCGGGGGCGAGCTGGTGGTCAGCTTCGGGGAGATGCTGGTGGACTTCGTGCCGACGGTGGCGGGGGTGTCGCTGGCGGAGGCGCCGGCCTTCCTCAAGGCCCCCGGCGGCGCGCCGGCCAACGTCTCCATCGCGGTCGCGCGGCTCGGCGGCGAGGCCGCCTTCGTCGGCAAGCTCGGCGACGACGAGTTCGGCCGGATGCTGGCCGCCATCCTCCGCGACAACGGCGTCGACGACGGCGCCGTCGTCTTCGACGCGGGGGCGCGCACCGCGCTCGCCTTCGTCACGCTGCGCGCCGACGGGGAGCGCGAGTTCATGTTCTACCGCAACCCCAGCGCCGACATGCTCCTCACCGCCGACGAGCTCAACGTCGACGTCATCAAGAGG GCTACAGTCTTCCACTATGGATCAATAAGCTTGATTGCTGAGCCTTGCCGGTCGGCACATCTGCGCGCCATGGAGATTGCCAAAGAGGCCGGCGCGCTTCTCTCATATGATCCAAACCCAAGGGAGGCATTGTGGTCATCCCGTGAGGAGGCTCGCACCAAGATCTTGAGTATCTGGGACCAGGCAGACATTGTCAAGGTCAGTGAGTCTGAGGTCGAGTTTTTGACTGGCATCAACTCAGTAGAGGACGATGTTGTCATGAAGCTGTGGCGCCCTACCTTTAAGCTCCTCCTGGTCACTCTTGGAGGTCAAGGCTGCAAGTACTATGCCAGG GACAAGTATATAACTCTTGCACAATTACCATTGAGACTTGAAGACTCATGCTGTAACTGA